TAAAGACTGTATTTGTTCTGATGGATGTCATCTTGTTCTGAGATAGTGATTAAAACCATGTGTGGAGAGTGTGTGATGGGGAATCTGCCTGTGAAAATTTACCAATTCCATTTGATTTGATGAACTCTAATTGTAACCTGCAGGGTGGGATGGACCCCCATTATGTATCAAACTTTGTGTCCTGTGCTGAGGACCAGTTTGAACTGATATATGCTAGCCCCGGggtcctcaaactgggggttggggtcaCGAGCTattagcctccaccccaaaccccatgttgccttcagcatttataatggtgctaaatatataaaaaagtgtttttaattcataagggggtgaggtcgcactcagaggcttgctgtgtgaaaggggtttgagaacagaagtttgagaaccactgtgcttgGCCTGTTTGGAGATGTTTTCACACCTTTTGTAGGTCTAACAAAACAAGCATAATCTAGACTGCTCCTAATGGTTTATGGACTTGCTAATAACTTTTATCCACTGCTCACCCCTAAGAAACAATGGTGTTCTGCACATGAACTCAGCATGGGACCCTACACTGGGGTTCATGACCAAGACTGTGTTTATGAGGAGGGGTTGTGTGTGCATGGGGAcaaaccaacagcagcagcaagaggtTCTTGCTGTAGGAAGACAAGGAAATCTCCACCTAGCCTGAACTTCGACAGACCATGACCCAAAAGATTCCTAGGACTTGTGAGGAAACAGAGAGAGGACAGacctttgttgttttttctgtagatctaacagttttttaaaagcagaagagTTAATGTGTGTATTAGGAAGTTCCTTTCCAAACATTGTGTTGATCCCTAAAGGGTATAACTAGGGAAACCAGAGTGCACTCAGCCTGATGGCCTCTGGATGGAATGGATCTAATCAACTGGGAAGGGTGATGGAGATCAGGAGGGCCAGGGCTCCGGTTTCAGGGTCTGAGGTGGCTGCATTCTTGGGTCTCTACAGCCAAGAGTGTCAGACATGGGGTCTGCATCTGAGGAGTACTCTTGGGTGTCCCAGAGCTAGTAGTAGTGATTAGGAATTACCCAAACCCTGGGAGCTTAGCATCCCATAGGATTTGGCAGTTGGATCCCTTACAACAGAGTACTGtctgtttagagagagagagagaggtcttgCAGGACTAGACTGGATTGTCACAGagatcttctctctccctgcgctgccccctccctctccccctgctttAAATAGGAGTGCCTCATAGCAGGAAAGCAGCAGTCCAGTTATGCAAGTATTGCTGTCAGGTAGCTACAGGAATCAATTTAGGGCCTTAGTGCCCCCTGTTAAAAACCAGGAGGATTATAATGGTAGACTCTAGTTTGGCTCAACCTATGTTCTGTGACTGGGGAACCAGTCATGGATTGCACACAGTCCTATACCTCAACACATTAGCAGCATAATCTGGCATAGTAAAGTCTTTGGGCTCTAAATAGGTACATGGTCAGGTCTGTGCCTTTGGCACTCAAACAGCACAATGCTGAATGCTGTGTTCTAGGCTGATACAATATATCACTGCCAGTTTCATGTGAACCTCATAAAATAAATGGAACAAAGGACTGGTCTCAGATGAAAAAATGTTCAAAGCTCTGGCTTGGCCAGAGATGCTTTTTAGGAGGAAATTGGAATGTCCTGTCACAGTAGAAATGAGCCATAAATAAATGATTAGTTTGAAATGAACTAGTCCTGAGATGCACACCCATAGGAATCACCGATTTCCCTTGTCTTGTTCTGTCCTGAGAGTGTGCATCTAGAAAAAATAGGTGCCTATATGATCAGTCTGGATCTCTGGTCCCAGTTGGGAGCAATTCCACAGTTGTGGGTGGGTATGGTGATAAATGAGGTGCTCACTGCTTTTTATTGTAGGTATCCCTTTCTAAAAGTAAAAGTGGGAAAGGGGATAAGGTCTGTCTCTAGGCTCTTGGGCAGGGttgggagaagcagggagaaCTGACCCTGGAAAGGGAAGCACTTCAAGTAGTTGACAGTTTATGGTGGAGTGGGGCCCAGTGGTTAGATGGTGATTCtcatattttttttcccattccctTCCAGAGGCACAGGAGACTAGACAAGGCTAGTTTTTTCACAAACACTATTGGCTACTTCCATATGTATGCATGTGTCTTATAATTTAGAGTTGCAGTTTGTTGACTCTTTGATATGTGGTGTTATGTCCTCCTCATGAAGGTGTTTCAGGTCTCTGAAGATAGCTATTAGAAACATAACTGAATAGCTAAAAAATTTAAGAAAAGTGTACAAGATAACCCCaaagaaaaaatttaaaagtcaaatgaattaatatttttttttctggtttggtaaacaaaatattgaaactgTCTCACAGATGAAAGGCGTTCTTGCCTTCCTGGCTAAAGGATCTATTCTGAATATGTAGGGAAGCATATCTTTTACTAACACATCTGCTGAATATTTTAGGTTTTCTTGGAGAAAAAACTATAGTTTGTCTTCCCAAATGCCTATCCACTAGGGTTGtattttctgaaatgaaaaagtaTAGCAAAATGGCAACGTTCACTGAACATGACTTTTAATATACAATTCTTATAAGTTGCCACAAGTGTTTCAGTGTATACCTCAAGAAAGAAACAAAGGTCCACTCCAGACTTTAGTTTGTTGGATATTTTTTCTTACTAATAATAGTCTGGCAAATACAGCAAAAGAACCTCTTCACTTTCTGAAAGACTTTCCACCTCAGCCTACTGAAACAACCTGCCCTAAAGACCAGAACATTCTAAACAgcagggaaagggaaagaaaagagtaTTGTTTTCTTTGGAAAAGTTAGGGTCTCCTTTCACCTTAGCatcagggggaggaggaaaaaagaaaatcaaaagagcTCATTTTCCAGCCAGTGCCTCACTCCCATCTACATACTCATACCTTAACATCAGGATTTTTCTACACGTCCAGTAAGCAGAATAAATGGCAGAAAGTTTTGAATAGCAAGGtgtgggttgttggttttttttttttgagactgtGCTTTTCACAGCAAATGGCTAGTTTCTTATTTGCTAAATCTGAGGACTTTGAAAATATAGCATTACTGTCATTAGTAGGATGGTTATTATAGAAGCATGCTTATGGTTAGAACCCTTTATTTTCTTGTCATCTAGGGTGTGATATAGTCACTTGTTCTATATATccaatatacatatacacaccaaACACCTATTCTTCAGGAGTGCCTttacttcctttctctctctccaagcAAACAGACATCCATTCTCAATATTAAATTAGAAAATTTAACAGAATTTCTGTGTTCCTTGATCTCAACTTTTTGTAAAGTTGGCCAGCATGCAAGTATTTTATATCCTTTCCAGCTTCACTCACATGCACTGTAGCCACACTCTTCACATTTAATGAGTATCATGTTTGTGAAATATACAATTTATTAAATGGTATGTCaaatttttttctcaaaaatttGTTGTTAAATCAACAACTACATGGAAAAGACTGTGTACTGACACATTCTCTCATATACTAACTCTGTTCTTCCTTCATTACAGAAATGAGCCGTCAGACTGCTACAGCACTACCTACAGGTACTTCAAAGTGTACACCATCACAGAGGGTGCCTGCTCTGACTGGCACTACAGCGTCCAACAATGACTTGGCAAGTCTTTTTGAGTGTCCTGTGTGTTTTGACTATGTGCTGCCACCTATTCTTCAGTGTCAGAGTGGCCATCTTGTTTGTAGCAACTGTCGCCCCAAGCTTACATGCTGTCCAACTTGCCGAGGCCCACTGGGTTCCATTCGTAACTTGGCTATGGAAAAAGTTGCGAATTCTGTACTGTTCCCATGTAAATACGCCTCTTCTGGATGTGAGATAACTTTGCCACACACAGAAAAAGCAGACCATGAAGAGCTGTGTGAGTTTAGGCCTTATTCATGTCCATGTCCTGGTGCTTCATGTAAATGGCAAGGTTCGCTGGATGCTGTAATGCCACATTTGATGCATCAGCATAAGTCAATAACAACACTACAGGGAGAAGATATAGTTTTCCTTGCTACAGACATTAATCTTCCTGGTGCTGTTGACTGGGTTATGATGCAGTCTTGTTTTGGCTTTCATTTCATGTTAGTCTTGGAGAAACAGGAAAAATATGATGGTCACCAGCAGTTCTTTGCTATTGTACAGCTGATAGGAACACGCAAGCAAGCAGAAAATTTTGCTTATCGACTTGAGCTTAATGGTCATAGGCGGCGATTGACTTGGGAAGCAACTCCTCGATCTATTCATGAGGGAATTGCAACAGCCATTATGAATAGTGACTGTCTAGTCTTTGACACCAGCATTGCACAGCTCTTTGCAGAAAATGGCAATTTAGGCATCAATGTAACTATTTCAATGTGTTGAAATGGCAAGCAAACATTTTCAGGCCAGTGTTTAAAACAGTTGCATTTAATTTCGCAGAAACTAGGGTAACCATCTTTGACTGCCAGACACAAACTATTTGGTAGAGGGAGGCTAGACGTATATGAAGGTAAATAAAAGGAAAGGCTGTTAAATTACAGGAAGCAGTTGCATGTAGTAAcactaatatatttaaaataagtcA
This Gopherus evgoodei ecotype Sinaloan lineage chromosome 12, rGopEvg1_v1.p, whole genome shotgun sequence DNA region includes the following protein-coding sequences:
- the SIAH1 gene encoding E3 ubiquitin-protein ligase SIAH1 isoform X2, coding for MSRQTATALPTGTSKCTPSQRVPALTGTTASNNDLASLFECPVCFDYVLPPILQCQSGHLVCSNCRPKLTCCPTCRGPLGSIRNLAMEKVANSVLFPCKYASSGCEITLPHTEKADHEELCEFRPYSCPCPGASCKWQGSLDAVMPHLMHQHKSITTLQGEDIVFLATDINLPGAVDWVMMQSCFGFHFMLVLEKQEKYDGHQQFFAIVQLIGTRKQAENFAYRLELNGHRRRLTWEATPRSIHEGIATAIMNSDCLVFDTSIAQLFAENGNLGINVTISMC
- the SIAH1 gene encoding E3 ubiquitin-protein ligase SIAH1 isoform X1, with product MTGKSALSFLYSWKGGALFTSCLPGSKTSRRKEMSRQTATALPTGTSKCTPSQRVPALTGTTASNNDLASLFECPVCFDYVLPPILQCQSGHLVCSNCRPKLTCCPTCRGPLGSIRNLAMEKVANSVLFPCKYASSGCEITLPHTEKADHEELCEFRPYSCPCPGASCKWQGSLDAVMPHLMHQHKSITTLQGEDIVFLATDINLPGAVDWVMMQSCFGFHFMLVLEKQEKYDGHQQFFAIVQLIGTRKQAENFAYRLELNGHRRRLTWEATPRSIHEGIATAIMNSDCLVFDTSIAQLFAENGNLGINVTISMC